Proteins co-encoded in one Acidovorax sp. 69 genomic window:
- a CDS encoding carboxylesterase — translation MSDEPILSGAEPFFFAGNDVGVLVCHGFTGTTQSMRPLGEQIAKAGYTVIGPRLAGHGVSPAAMARTTASDWIASVEEALTSLRKTCSQIYMVGLSMGGTLSLYMAAMHPDVIRGTVPINGVVQLNSADMAGLALATGLPATVPGIGSDIKAPGVTELAYPEVPVLAFRQVYGLVAVTHDLLPRIKCPALVIQAREDHVVDPSNGPRIVRRLGSSRIDFRWLDHSYHVATLDNDLDLIGCETLAFIRSIAGK, via the coding sequence ATGAGTGACGAACCCATCCTGTCTGGAGCCGAGCCCTTCTTCTTTGCCGGCAACGACGTCGGCGTGTTGGTATGCCACGGCTTCACTGGCACCACGCAGAGCATGCGTCCCCTGGGTGAACAGATCGCCAAGGCTGGCTACACCGTAATAGGGCCGCGTCTGGCCGGTCACGGCGTGTCTCCGGCTGCCATGGCTCGCACCACAGCTAGTGACTGGATCGCTTCCGTGGAGGAGGCACTGACCAGCCTGCGCAAGACCTGTTCACAAATCTACATGGTGGGGCTCTCCATGGGAGGCACCTTGTCGCTGTACATGGCTGCCATGCATCCTGACGTCATCAGAGGCACCGTGCCCATCAACGGCGTGGTGCAGCTCAACTCCGCCGACATGGCTGGACTCGCTCTGGCCACCGGGCTGCCGGCTACCGTACCGGGCATTGGCTCCGACATCAAGGCGCCCGGCGTGACCGAGCTGGCGTATCCCGAAGTGCCGGTGCTCGCGTTCCGGCAGGTCTATGGCCTTGTGGCCGTGACGCACGATCTGTTGCCTCGCATCAAGTGCCCGGCCCTCGTGATCCAGGCGCGTGAGGACCACGTCGTCGATCCGAGCAACGGCCCTCGAATCGTGCGTAGGCTGGGGAGCAGCCGGATCGATTTCCGTTGGCTTGACCATTCTTACCATGTGGCGACGCTGGACAACGACCTGGATTTGATCGGATGTGAAACGTTGGCGTTCATCCGTTCCATTGCCGGCAAGTAA
- a CDS encoding ABC transporter permease — MSAVFSASTPPAAPWRKVLRWVGDLPPAYAALLILLLLAAVMRPQLISAMLLPLIARQAAPLGLAVIGQSLVMRARSIDLSSGGVIVAVAYLLTSGYFPMSSSAAAGLCVLFGLVVGLLNGALIVGTRASSMIVTLAMSMILTGCVVALSQFRAPGDAPEFLVELVRQRVYGWPVSVLLWLVALVPAVLLLRSTVFGRTLDAVGSNPQAAALSGLPHLRVVFAGHVISALISVACGFILVGFVGKGSITLGQDLALNSLAAAILGGVTFGRSKGGMAGPAVAAFMLTFLFNFLTSLGLGEPGRLMLQGAIIAVAALAYSLKNR, encoded by the coding sequence GTGAGTGCGGTGTTTTCTGCATCGACGCCACCAGCGGCGCCCTGGCGCAAGGTGCTTCGGTGGGTGGGCGATCTGCCACCGGCTTATGCTGCCCTGTTGATCCTTCTGCTGCTCGCTGCGGTGATGCGACCACAGCTTATTTCGGCCATGCTGCTGCCCTTGATCGCGCGCCAGGCGGCGCCACTGGGGCTCGCGGTGATCGGGCAGTCGCTCGTGATGCGGGCACGTTCCATCGACCTGTCCTCGGGCGGCGTCATCGTGGCGGTTGCCTATCTGCTCACCAGTGGCTACTTTCCGATGTCGTCCTCCGCGGCTGCAGGCCTGTGCGTTCTGTTCGGTCTGGTGGTCGGTTTGCTCAACGGTGCATTGATCGTCGGGACGCGGGCGTCTTCCATGATCGTCACGCTGGCCATGTCGATGATCCTGACGGGCTGCGTGGTGGCGCTCTCGCAGTTTCGCGCCCCGGGGGATGCACCCGAGTTCTTGGTCGAACTGGTGCGCCAGCGGGTATATGGGTGGCCCGTTTCCGTGTTGCTCTGGCTGGTCGCGCTGGTGCCGGCGGTGCTCTTGCTCCGAAGCACCGTGTTCGGACGCACTCTGGATGCGGTGGGGAGCAACCCGCAAGCCGCTGCGTTGTCCGGCCTGCCGCACCTGCGCGTGGTGTTTGCCGGTCATGTGATTTCGGCGTTGATCTCGGTCGCCTGCGGGTTCATCCTGGTCGGTTTCGTCGGAAAGGGCAGCATCACGCTGGGCCAGGATCTCGCGCTCAACTCGTTGGCCGCAGCCATCCTGGGAGGGGTGACCTTTGGGCGCAGCAAAGGCGGCATGGCAGGCCCGGCGGTAGCGGCTTTCATGCTTACCTTTCTGTTCAACTTCCTGACCAGCCTGGGCCTGGGCGAACCCGGGCGCCTGATGTTGCAAGGCGCGATCATTGCGGTCGCCGCATTGGCCTACAGCCTGAAGAATCGATGA
- a CDS encoding ABC transporter permease — MLLIVFLSLAASNFLAAQNLTNVTGQITALLIVTLGQMLVALVAGIDLSVGSVMSLAGCLIATQADPFTGTVLALLMGLCVGLVNGLGIAIAGIHPLIMTLATMTFLQGLAYLVLPIPGGQVAPALGQLVNGTAAGVPLPLLWCAACMLAVYVLLHRSRLGLHIFAVGAQARSAHLNGVQSRTVVVAAYVLCSLLAVVAGIYLTARVSAGDPTMGAAFGLESVAAVALGGVQLTGGVGSILGVVIGALSLGLITNGINLFGISPFLRGAVTGLLLLLAVCSQRRKVVGL, encoded by the coding sequence GTGCTGCTGATCGTCTTTCTTTCTCTGGCTGCCTCCAACTTTCTGGCCGCACAGAACCTCACCAATGTCACTGGCCAGATTACCGCACTCCTGATCGTCACGCTCGGGCAGATGCTGGTGGCGTTGGTGGCTGGCATCGACCTCTCTGTCGGCAGTGTCATGAGCCTGGCGGGATGCCTGATCGCCACCCAAGCGGACCCCTTCACCGGCACCGTGCTGGCGCTCTTGATGGGCCTCTGCGTTGGTCTGGTCAACGGTCTGGGCATTGCCATCGCGGGCATTCATCCGTTGATCATGACGCTCGCGACCATGACGTTCCTGCAGGGGTTAGCATATCTGGTATTGCCCATTCCAGGCGGTCAAGTGGCACCCGCACTCGGCCAGCTTGTCAACGGCACCGCTGCGGGCGTGCCGCTGCCTCTGCTGTGGTGCGCCGCGTGCATGCTGGCAGTGTATGTATTGCTGCATCGCTCTCGTCTGGGCCTGCACATCTTTGCCGTGGGGGCACAGGCCCGAAGTGCCCATCTCAATGGCGTGCAATCGCGAACAGTCGTCGTTGCCGCCTATGTGTTGTGCAGCTTGCTGGCGGTGGTGGCCGGCATTTATCTGACCGCTCGGGTCTCCGCAGGTGATCCCACGATGGGGGCCGCGTTTGGCCTTGAATCCGTTGCTGCCGTCGCGCTGGGTGGAGTGCAGTTGACCGGAGGCGTGGGCAGCATCCTGGGCGTTGTCATTGGCGCTTTGAGCCTGGGCCTCATTACCAACGGCATCAACCTGTTCGGCATCTCGCCGTTCCTGCGCGGTGCGGTGACGGGATTGTTGTTGTTGCTGGCCGTGTGCTCGCAGAGAAGAAAGGTGGTGGGCCTGTGA
- a CDS encoding sugar ABC transporter ATP-binding protein, which yields MTDLQAVSLGGADLIAVRRIGKRFGSTVALQDVDLVGKAGSIHAITGENGAGKSTLMKLLAGVHQPDEGEILMNGRAMSLRDPAAARAAGISTVFQELTVLPNLTVAENLLLGRERSRAGLLDRSGMLTEARAVLTRIGISLDPLRAGGSLTVGEQQLVEIAKGVSTDAQVFIFDEPTAPLNRAEVDKLETLLRSLKTQGKLVFYISHRLDEIFRLCDTVTVLKDGRLVTTEPIEALSHDRLIALMVGRPLLALFPPRAEAADVGLAALEVRALTIAPGATPVAFALRRGEIVGLGGLEGQGQREIVRALAGVIRPAGSDVVRRDRQGQEQRYDPREGALRAVGRGIGLVPEDRKQEGLYLDLPISDNIGLGLLRGLGLIRGAPRSREVVIGLAERMQLRSRGLDQNVGDLSGGNQQKVMIGRWLCAGVDTLLVEQPTRGVDVGAKAEIYGLLRDFAKQGGAVLALSSDLLELIGLCDRILMVSGGQIAGDVPAANATEEQLLALALIQPVAVRQEMQEASHA from the coding sequence ATGACCGATCTTCAAGCGGTCTCCCTCGGGGGGGCCGATCTCATCGCCGTGCGCCGCATAGGCAAACGGTTTGGTTCAACGGTGGCGCTGCAGGACGTGGATCTTGTGGGAAAAGCGGGATCCATCCATGCCATCACAGGCGAAAACGGCGCCGGCAAATCGACGTTGATGAAACTGCTCGCAGGGGTTCACCAACCCGACGAAGGCGAAATTCTGATGAACGGGCGAGCGATGTCGCTGCGCGATCCGGCGGCAGCGCGCGCAGCCGGCATTTCCACGGTGTTCCAGGAACTGACGGTACTCCCCAACCTGACCGTGGCTGAAAACCTGTTGTTGGGTCGGGAGCGGTCTCGTGCGGGTCTGCTGGACCGCTCGGGCATGTTGACTGAGGCCCGCGCGGTGCTGACCCGGATCGGCATCTCGCTGGATCCGCTGCGTGCAGGTGGCAGTCTCACGGTTGGCGAACAGCAATTGGTGGAAATCGCAAAAGGTGTGAGCACCGATGCGCAGGTGTTCATCTTCGATGAGCCAACGGCACCGCTGAATCGCGCGGAGGTCGACAAGCTCGAGACCTTGCTGAGGTCGCTCAAGACTCAGGGCAAGCTGGTCTTCTATATCAGCCATCGCCTGGATGAAATTTTCCGGTTGTGCGATACGGTGACCGTGCTCAAGGATGGTCGTCTTGTGACGACCGAGCCCATCGAGGCTTTGAGCCACGATCGGTTGATTGCCCTCATGGTGGGACGTCCTTTGCTGGCGCTGTTTCCTCCGCGCGCCGAGGCAGCTGATGTAGGTTTGGCTGCACTCGAAGTGCGTGCGCTGACGATCGCACCCGGCGCCACGCCTGTCGCCTTCGCGCTGCGCAGAGGAGAGATCGTTGGGCTGGGTGGCCTGGAAGGTCAGGGCCAGCGCGAAATAGTGCGGGCTCTGGCCGGGGTGATCCGCCCTGCCGGGAGCGACGTCGTCCGCCGGGATCGGCAAGGGCAAGAGCAACGGTACGATCCGCGCGAAGGAGCCCTCAGGGCAGTGGGGCGGGGCATAGGCCTTGTACCCGAAGACCGCAAGCAGGAAGGACTTTATCTGGACCTGCCGATCTCGGACAACATCGGACTGGGCCTGCTGCGAGGTCTGGGACTGATTCGCGGCGCGCCGCGTTCGCGCGAGGTCGTGATCGGTCTGGCTGAGCGCATGCAGTTGCGGTCGCGGGGGCTTGATCAGAACGTGGGCGATCTTTCTGGCGGCAATCAGCAGAAAGTGATGATCGGGCGATGGCTCTGCGCGGGTGTGGACACCTTGCTTGTCGAACAGCCCACTCGCGGCGTGGACGTTGGGGCCAAGGCCGAGATCTATGGATTGCTGCGAGATTTCGCCAAGCAGGGAGGTGCCGTGCTCGCGCTGTCTTCCGATCTGCTTGAACTCATCGGTCTTTGTGACCGGATTCTTATGGTCAGCGGCGGACAGATTGCAGGAGATGTTCCTGCGGCGAATGCCACCGAAGAGCAGTTGCTGGCGCTCGCGCTGATCCAACCTGTCGCTGTCAGACAAGAGATGCAGGAGGCATCGCACGCATGA